A region from the Bos indicus isolate NIAB-ARS_2022 breed Sahiwal x Tharparkar chromosome 14, NIAB-ARS_B.indTharparkar_mat_pri_1.0, whole genome shotgun sequence genome encodes:
- the RBIS gene encoding ribosomal biogenesis factor, with amino-acid sequence MAKNKLRGQKSRNVFHIASQKSFKVKNKAKPVTTNLKKINIVNDEKVNRVNKAFIDIQKELANFSKGLSLEPLQKQLIPQQCHENVPVNVDEATRLMAQL; translated from the exons ATGGCCAAGAACAAACTAAGAGGGCAGAAGTCCAGGAATGTATTCCACATAGCCAGCCAAAAAAGCtttaaggttaaaaataaagcaaaaccagTTACCACTAATCTTAAGAAG ataaacattgtGAATGATGAAAAAGTTAACAGAGTGAATAAAGCTTTTATAGATATACAGAAGGAACTGGCAAACTTCTCAAAAGGCCTTTCCCTTGAACCTCTGCAGAAACAACTG ATACCTCAGCAGTGTCATGAAAATGTACCAGTTAATGTTGATGAAGCTACCAGATTAATGGCTCAGTTGTAA